From Phaeocystidibacter marisrubri, the proteins below share one genomic window:
- a CDS encoding MlaD family protein, giving the protein MGVLFVLSAVVLYWGVNFLKGSDVFTSHTVLYGVYDNTQGLNPGRPVTINGNNVGIVNSIDFTPDYSGTLLVTFQITTDYPIPNNAKATIVSDVLGNKTVELNINGLDYLGDAAVSGDTLPTFIQPGLTEAVNEQLAPLKAKTEKLLGSLDTALAVFQGFLTKETQSDFRNSFANLNESFENLRSITHEANVYLVSSRPKLQNITSNLDNLTSTLNANRGRLDTIFSNLASLSDTLAKARIAETMSQLAVASKQANEILLKVNNGEGTLGQLLNDPELYHNLTSATAALDRLLLDLRYNPNRYVEFSIFGSSPRYSQEEIDQLEEQRLKEREAATQEN; this is encoded by the coding sequence GTGGGCGTATTATTCGTCCTGAGCGCGGTAGTCCTCTATTGGGGCGTGAATTTCCTCAAAGGGAGCGATGTATTTACATCGCATACCGTACTCTATGGTGTATATGACAATACACAAGGTCTAAATCCTGGTAGACCCGTTACGATCAATGGAAATAATGTGGGAATCGTCAATAGCATTGATTTCACCCCTGATTATTCGGGAACACTATTGGTGACCTTCCAGATCACGACAGATTATCCCATTCCCAATAACGCCAAAGCCACTATTGTCAGCGATGTTTTAGGGAACAAAACCGTTGAACTCAACATCAATGGCCTAGATTATTTAGGTGATGCTGCTGTGTCTGGTGATACACTTCCAACTTTCATTCAACCGGGATTAACCGAAGCCGTGAATGAGCAATTAGCTCCTCTCAAAGCGAAAACAGAGAAACTACTAGGTTCATTAGATACTGCCCTCGCTGTATTCCAAGGGTTCCTCACGAAAGAAACTCAGAGCGATTTCCGCAACTCTTTCGCGAACCTGAACGAGAGTTTTGAAAACTTGAGAAGCATCACTCATGAAGCTAATGTGTACCTCGTCAGTAGTCGACCAAAGTTGCAGAACATCACGTCAAACCTCGACAATCTTACCTCTACACTGAATGCTAATAGAGGCCGACTAGATACCATCTTTAGTAACCTCGCTTCTCTCTCGGATACGTTGGCAAAAGCGAGAATTGCTGAAACCATGTCTCAGTTGGCCGTAGCCAGCAAGCAGGCCAATGAAATCTTGCTGAAAGTTAACAACGGCGAAGGGACCTTGGGTCAGTTACTCAATGACCCTGAGCTCTACCACAACCTGACGAGTGCAACAGCCGCACTGGATCGCCTACTTCTCGATTTGAGATACAATCCGAATCGTTACGTAGAATTTAGCATCTTTGGATCTAGCCCTCGATATTCTCAAGAAGAAATCGACCAATTGGAAGAGCAACGACTTAAGGAAAGAGAAGCCGCTACTCAAGAAAACTAA
- the lpdA gene encoding dihydrolipoyl dehydrogenase, which translates to MDFDLIVLGSGPGGYVAAIRAAQLGLKTAIVEKENLGGVCLNWGCIPTKALIKSAQVFEYMNHAEDYGLSVKDASHDFSKVVARSRDVANGMSNGIQFLMKKNKIEVIKGTGVVMPGKKIEVTDEKGGKKTYAAKSIVIATGGRSRELPNLPQDGKKIIGYREAMTLANQPKSMVIVGSGAIGVEFAYVYSALGTKVTIVEYMPRIVPVEDEEVSKELERTFKKAGMDIKTGAEVTHVDTSGEGCVVTYKDKKGEQKIECDVVLSAVGVTANIENIGLEKTGIKTEKGKIVVDEFYRTNVDGFYAIGDVVPGQALAHVASAEGIICVEKIAGHSPEPLDYGNIPGCTYCSPEISSVGYTESAAKEAGYEVKVGKFPFSASGKASAAGAKGGFVKMIYDAKYGELLGAHMIGANVTEMIAEIVVARKLETTGHEILKAVHPHPTMSEAVMEATAAAYDEVIHL; encoded by the coding sequence ATGGATTTTGATTTGATCGTTCTCGGTAGTGGTCCCGGCGGTTATGTAGCCGCAATTCGCGCAGCTCAACTAGGGCTTAAAACAGCTATCGTTGAAAAGGAGAACTTGGGTGGTGTCTGTCTTAACTGGGGTTGTATCCCTACAAAGGCATTGATCAAAAGCGCTCAAGTATTCGAATACATGAATCACGCAGAAGACTACGGTCTATCTGTAAAAGATGCTTCTCACGATTTCTCGAAAGTAGTGGCTCGCAGCCGCGACGTTGCCAACGGAATGAGCAACGGTATTCAATTCTTGATGAAGAAGAATAAAATCGAGGTAATCAAGGGAACCGGTGTTGTGATGCCGGGCAAGAAAATTGAAGTTACGGATGAAAAGGGTGGTAAGAAAACCTACGCAGCCAAGAGCATTGTAATTGCTACAGGTGGTCGTTCACGTGAGCTTCCAAACCTTCCACAAGACGGGAAGAAAATCATTGGCTACCGCGAGGCTATGACCTTGGCTAATCAGCCTAAGAGCATGGTGATTGTTGGTTCTGGTGCGATTGGCGTTGAGTTCGCCTATGTATACAGCGCATTGGGAACGAAAGTGACCATCGTTGAATATATGCCGCGTATTGTTCCTGTTGAGGACGAGGAGGTATCAAAAGAACTCGAACGTACCTTCAAGAAAGCAGGTATGGATATCAAAACCGGAGCAGAAGTAACCCATGTGGATACCTCTGGTGAAGGTTGTGTGGTAACTTACAAGGACAAGAAAGGCGAGCAGAAGATTGAATGCGACGTGGTTCTTTCTGCAGTTGGTGTTACAGCAAATATCGAGAACATTGGACTCGAGAAAACTGGAATCAAAACAGAGAAAGGAAAAATCGTTGTTGACGAATTCTACCGTACTAACGTAGATGGTTTCTATGCGATCGGTGACGTAGTTCCTGGTCAGGCGCTTGCTCACGTTGCTTCCGCTGAAGGAATTATTTGTGTAGAGAAGATCGCAGGTCATTCTCCTGAGCCATTGGATTATGGTAATATCCCTGGATGTACTTATTGTTCTCCAGAGATTAGCTCTGTAGGTTACACCGAATCAGCAGCCAAAGAAGCCGGTTACGAAGTTAAAGTAGGTAAGTTCCCATTCAGTGCGTCAGGTAAGGCTTCTGCCGCTGGTGCTAAAGGTGGATTCGTAAAAATGATCTACGATGCAAAATACGGTGAACTTCTAGGTGCCCATATGATCGGCGCAAACGTAACTGAAATGATCGCTGAGATTGTGGTTGCGCGTAAGCTCGAAACTACAGGTCATGAAATTTTGAAAGCTGTTCATCCACACCCGACAATGTCGGAAGCTGTAATGGAAGCTACTGCTGCTGCTTACGATGAAGTGATTCACTTGTAA
- a CDS encoding RidA family protein has protein sequence MKEVITTDEAPAPIGPYNQAIKSGNTIYVSGQIAINPATGELEMGDIQIETTRVLENLKAVLKAGGFQLSDVVKCSIFISDMGQFSQINDVYSKYFDGHEAPARETVQVSCLPKNVNVEISCIAVQ, from the coding sequence ATGAAAGAAGTCATTACAACTGATGAAGCACCAGCCCCTATTGGTCCATATAATCAAGCGATTAAGAGCGGGAACACTATTTATGTATCCGGGCAAATTGCCATCAATCCAGCAACGGGAGAATTAGAAATGGGTGATATTCAGATTGAAACCACTCGAGTTTTGGAGAATTTGAAAGCCGTATTGAAGGCCGGAGGGTTTCAATTGTCTGATGTAGTTAAATGCAGCATTTTCATTTCTGACATGGGCCAGTTTTCTCAGATCAATGACGTGTACTCCAAGTATTTTGATGGACACGAAGCACCTGCACGAGAGACCGTACAGGTTTCGTGTTTACCAAAAAATGTGAATGTTGAAATCAGCTGTATCGCTGTTCAATAG
- a CDS encoding putative LPS assembly protein LptD, with the protein MRRVLALIPKLLTLLVGFQLSAQVHNSGDTTGVYLSDSLEVPGDTLIDSTVALTDTMPKGGSDALRDKVNYNAEDSISYDVHGGTAYLFNKAHVDYGDITLEAGFIAINFETGVVTASGIRDSSGIIQQKPIFTEKGKQYASDTIRYNFNTRRARIQTITTQEGEGYIHGSRVKMVDQSTFFIEDVSFTTCNLEHPHFDIVARKAKVVAGEKVVTGPAFLRVADVTTPLFVPFGFFPMQERRASGIIIPSYTDQIDRGFGLLGGGYYWAVNDYVDLIFTGDIYTKGTYALNLGSNYRVKYAYSGNISAGFSRLRTGDPRYSEAGNYGEQRDFNIRWTHKQDPKARPDLRLNANVNFATSSYYRNNSTNPEDILQNSFQSSINLAKTWQGTPFTLNMALRHQQNNGTQIFTMDLPEIAFAMNRIQPFEGDGIGAKKWYENIGLVYNLNAKTEIRDSIAAYSDISRLTQQNRLRYGAQNVVGMTWNTKIFKFATLTPTVNYSASLLPKRYSYAYDDVSQSVVTDTIDGFNLLQRVSANANFTTKLYGIFNFKGRFSGLQHIITPTIGISYTPDFTSDFWNYYQTVQIDSAGNTEDRFVYQGLLYAPTPGQGGGQINFNLLNNFNGKWRSRNDSIGEKKFALLERLNISTAYNFQADRFKMQPLNINTNNTFFDGKLGFNYQGVFDFYGIDTAGNRVDVSALDQNGKLLRNTQNTLSFDLRLSGGEKGENKRATGPLGLMQNDPNYYMIYDYMNVSALWTLNFSYSYQTRVNRLKTNVTQTLQFSGSIEPTPNWRLGFSSGYDIENGGLSYTTIDLKRDLHCWELSVRWVPFGTLRSYTFAIQAKAAMFRDIKYEQNRRQGQL; encoded by the coding sequence TTGCGGCGCGTACTAGCCCTCATACCTAAGTTATTAACGCTACTTGTTGGCTTCCAATTGTCGGCTCAAGTCCACAATTCTGGAGACACAACAGGCGTATATCTATCCGATTCACTGGAAGTGCCGGGTGATACACTCATTGATTCTACCGTAGCATTAACAGATACCATGCCTAAGGGAGGCAGTGATGCCCTTCGCGATAAAGTTAATTACAATGCGGAAGATTCCATCTCATACGACGTGCACGGTGGAACTGCTTATCTTTTCAATAAGGCGCATGTAGATTACGGCGACATCACCTTGGAAGCGGGATTCATTGCCATCAATTTTGAAACGGGCGTGGTTACGGCTTCGGGAATACGAGACAGTTCTGGAATCATCCAGCAGAAACCGATTTTCACCGAAAAGGGAAAGCAGTACGCTTCGGATACCATTCGATACAACTTCAATACTCGACGGGCAAGAATACAAACTATTACCACCCAAGAAGGGGAGGGGTATATACACGGCTCACGAGTAAAGATGGTTGATCAGAGCACATTCTTTATTGAAGACGTGAGTTTTACTACCTGTAATCTCGAGCATCCTCACTTTGATATAGTAGCTAGGAAGGCTAAAGTAGTGGCAGGTGAGAAAGTGGTAACTGGACCGGCCTTTTTACGTGTGGCGGATGTAACCACACCGCTCTTTGTGCCCTTTGGGTTTTTCCCTATGCAAGAGCGAAGAGCAAGCGGTATCATTATTCCCTCTTATACGGATCAAATTGATAGAGGATTCGGTTTGTTGGGAGGTGGGTACTATTGGGCCGTGAACGATTATGTGGATCTCATTTTTACTGGTGATATCTATACCAAGGGCACGTATGCCTTGAATTTGGGGTCGAATTATCGCGTGAAATATGCGTACAGCGGTAATATTTCAGCGGGTTTCTCTAGATTGAGAACGGGGGATCCACGCTACTCTGAAGCTGGTAACTATGGCGAGCAAAGGGACTTCAATATTCGTTGGACCCACAAGCAAGATCCTAAGGCTCGTCCAGATTTGCGATTAAATGCGAATGTGAATTTTGCGACGAGTTCATACTATAGAAACAACTCTACCAATCCTGAAGACATCCTTCAGAACAGTTTTCAGAGTTCTATCAACCTCGCTAAGACTTGGCAAGGGACGCCGTTTACTTTAAACATGGCACTTCGTCATCAACAGAATAACGGTACACAAATCTTTACTATGGATTTGCCTGAAATAGCATTTGCTATGAACCGTATCCAACCTTTTGAAGGAGATGGAATAGGAGCGAAGAAGTGGTACGAGAACATCGGTTTGGTGTACAATCTCAATGCGAAAACAGAAATTCGAGATAGCATAGCGGCATATAGTGATATAAGCAGACTCACTCAGCAGAATCGATTGAGATATGGCGCCCAGAATGTTGTAGGTATGACTTGGAATACCAAGATATTTAAGTTCGCCACTTTAACTCCGACTGTAAATTATTCCGCTTCACTCTTACCCAAGAGATATTCCTACGCTTACGATGATGTGAGTCAGTCGGTAGTGACCGATACCATTGATGGTTTCAACCTCTTGCAACGCGTAAGTGCCAATGCCAACTTCACCACGAAGCTTTATGGTATCTTTAATTTCAAGGGGAGATTTAGCGGTCTTCAACACATCATTACACCGACCATTGGAATTAGTTACACACCAGATTTCACAAGTGATTTCTGGAACTACTATCAAACTGTTCAAATTGATTCGGCGGGTAATACGGAAGATCGATTTGTTTATCAAGGCCTATTGTATGCGCCTACACCAGGACAAGGTGGTGGTCAGATCAACTTCAACCTCTTGAATAACTTCAATGGTAAGTGGAGATCTAGAAACGATTCCATAGGAGAGAAAAAATTCGCCTTACTCGAACGATTAAATATTTCAACGGCTTATAATTTTCAAGCGGATCGCTTTAAGATGCAGCCTTTGAATATCAATACCAATAACACCTTCTTTGACGGTAAATTGGGATTCAATTACCAAGGGGTTTTTGATTTCTATGGGATTGATACAGCTGGGAACAGAGTGGATGTTTCTGCATTGGATCAGAATGGAAAACTACTCCGAAACACGCAGAACACCCTTTCGTTTGATTTGCGATTGAGCGGTGGAGAAAAAGGGGAGAATAAGAGAGCGACGGGTCCTCTTGGGTTGATGCAAAACGACCCCAACTACTACATGATTTACGATTACATGAATGTAAGTGCACTGTGGACGTTGAACTTCTCTTATTCCTATCAAACTCGAGTTAATCGACTAAAAACCAATGTGACGCAAACCTTGCAATTTTCTGGATCAATAGAGCCTACTCCGAATTGGCGACTCGGCTTTAGCTCGGGGTATGATATTGAGAATGGAGGATTGAGCTATACAACCATCGATCTAAAACGAGATTTGCACTGTTGGGAATTGAGCGTACGTTGGGTACCGTTCGGCACACTCAGAAGTTACACCTTTGCGATCCAAGCAAAAGCTGCGATGTTCCGGGATATTAAGTACGAGCAGAATCGCAGACAGGGGCAGTTGTAA
- a CDS encoding LNS2 domain-containing protein — MNEKKDLKLEEKIVDGQHVSPLLPEDVKNYLIDIDGTICDDIPNEEPERMATAKLYPDALETLNKWYNEGHIITFFTSRVEEHREVTETWLNKHGFKYHGLLMGKPRGGNYHWIDNHLVRATRYKGTFSDLVDKTMTIQVFKDEE, encoded by the coding sequence ATGAACGAAAAAAAAGACCTCAAATTAGAGGAAAAGATTGTTGACGGACAGCATGTAAGTCCACTGCTCCCGGAAGACGTCAAGAATTATCTCATCGATATTGATGGCACAATTTGCGACGATATTCCCAACGAGGAACCCGAGCGAATGGCTACTGCTAAATTGTACCCGGATGCACTCGAAACTTTGAACAAATGGTACAATGAAGGTCATATTATCACCTTCTTCACTTCACGAGTGGAAGAACATAGAGAAGTGACCGAGACTTGGCTGAATAAGCACGGATTTAAGTACCATGGCCTACTCATGGGGAAACCTAGAGGAGGTAATTACCATTGGATTGACAATCACTTGGTGAGAGCAACGCGCTACAAAGGAACGTTCTCTGATTTGGTGGATAAAACCATGACAATCCAAGTTTTTAAAGACGAAGAATAA
- a CDS encoding 4Fe-4S dicluster domain-containing protein, translating into MQYVDNIVFALVLIGAGYWFAKQVGTIRRNINLGKDIDRTDRKSERWSTMLRVAFGQSKMQARPIPGILHFIVYAGFLLINIEVLEILIDGLLGTHRIFHEFLGSFYDVVIGFFEILAVLVIVACVIFLIRRNVTKVKRFHSPEMKGWAFRDANNILVIEIVLMTALLTMNAAEANFAIEGAGPFAVSQYLAPLFDGFTQSTLHFVERFAWWFHILGILAFLNYLPVSKHFHIILAFPNTWFSNLDAKGRFPNMASVTKEVQMMMDPNADPFAAPAEGDANAEPERFGAKDVTDLNWVNLMNAYSCTECGRCTSECPANITGKKLSPRKIMMDTRDRLTEVGAIIDANNGTFQDDGKSLLGDYITREELWACTSCNACTQACPVNIDPLSIIVQMRNFLVMEESAAPQELNIMMSNVENNGAPWQYGQADRLNWKDEA; encoded by the coding sequence ATGCAGTACGTTGATAATATTGTTTTTGCCCTCGTATTAATCGGAGCAGGATATTGGTTCGCCAAGCAGGTTGGAACCATTCGAAGAAATATCAACCTAGGAAAGGACATCGACAGAACCGATCGCAAATCTGAGCGTTGGTCTACCATGCTCCGGGTGGCCTTTGGGCAGAGTAAAATGCAAGCTCGCCCTATTCCCGGAATCCTTCACTTCATTGTTTACGCTGGCTTTCTTCTTATCAATATTGAAGTCCTTGAAATTCTCATTGATGGATTGCTAGGTACTCACCGTATTTTCCACGAGTTCTTGGGTTCTTTCTATGATGTAGTGATTGGATTCTTTGAAATCCTTGCGGTGCTTGTCATTGTAGCTTGCGTGATATTCTTGATTCGCAGAAACGTAACGAAAGTAAAGCGTTTCCATAGTCCAGAAATGAAAGGCTGGGCCTTTAGAGATGCCAACAACATACTCGTTATTGAGATTGTGTTGATGACGGCTTTGCTCACCATGAACGCAGCAGAAGCCAACTTTGCCATAGAAGGTGCTGGACCTTTTGCCGTTTCACAGTATTTGGCTCCACTTTTCGATGGATTCACCCAGTCTACGTTGCACTTTGTAGAGCGATTCGCATGGTGGTTCCACATTTTAGGAATTCTCGCATTCTTAAATTACCTCCCTGTTTCAAAGCACTTCCACATCATTTTGGCCTTTCCAAACACATGGTTCTCCAACCTAGATGCGAAAGGAAGGTTCCCAAATATGGCTTCTGTTACGAAGGAGGTTCAAATGATGATGGATCCAAATGCCGATCCATTTGCAGCACCAGCTGAAGGTGATGCCAACGCAGAACCTGAACGCTTTGGAGCGAAAGACGTAACCGATTTGAATTGGGTTAACTTGATGAACGCCTACTCTTGCACAGAGTGTGGCCGTTGTACATCTGAATGCCCTGCTAATATCACCGGTAAAAAATTATCTCCTCGTAAAATCATGATGGACACCCGCGACCGCTTAACCGAGGTTGGTGCCATCATTGATGCGAACAATGGTACCTTCCAAGACGATGGAAAGAGCTTGTTGGGCGATTACATCACGCGCGAGGAGCTTTGGGCATGTACCAGCTGTAACGCCTGTACTCAGGCTTGTCCAGTGAACATCGACCCATTGAGCATTATTGTGCAGATGAGAAACTTCCTCGTTATGGAAGAATCCGCTGCTCCCCAAGAGTTGAACATCATGATGTCGAATGTTGAAAACAATGGCGCACCTTGGCAATACGGCCAAGCCGACCGACTCAACTGGAAAGACGAAGCTTGA
- a CDS encoding ABC transporter ATP-binding protein, with the protein MLVVQNLTYAYTSSESFQLDVPEWECPEGRRVAIVGKSGSGKTTFLKCLAGLLQPDSGTIRWKDERVKGADERLVPGNDRIKLVHQDFGQDPHMKVVENLRKYILQHDDEARADRIQKWLNELAIEELGSRKTVQLSGGQLQRVALAQTLLAEPEVMLMDEPFSNLDPIHKQEFIPSLRRLFDRESTTLISVMHDPMDALQMAERVVVFSDGRILEEGTPEELLNAPKFLETVRLFGAVNVLPEAEYTALFGEQAVHPTIDGFRWFRPNEMKLDNLVKDYHLIRRIPMPGETWLELEVDETILVVSE; encoded by the coding sequence ATGTTAGTTGTCCAGAATCTCACATATGCCTATACATCGTCAGAATCCTTTCAATTGGATGTGCCTGAATGGGAGTGTCCAGAAGGGAGGCGTGTTGCAATTGTAGGGAAATCAGGCAGTGGAAAAACGACCTTTCTCAAGTGCTTAGCTGGACTTCTTCAACCAGATTCGGGAACGATTCGTTGGAAGGATGAACGGGTGAAAGGTGCCGATGAACGCTTGGTTCCTGGCAATGATCGCATCAAGTTGGTCCACCAAGATTTTGGTCAAGATCCCCATATGAAGGTGGTTGAGAATCTTCGTAAATACATTCTTCAACACGATGATGAAGCCCGTGCCGATCGCATTCAGAAATGGTTGAATGAATTGGCCATCGAGGAACTCGGTTCTCGGAAGACGGTTCAACTCAGCGGAGGACAATTGCAACGTGTTGCTCTTGCACAAACGCTGTTGGCAGAACCTGAAGTGATGTTGATGGATGAACCATTCTCCAATTTAGATCCCATACACAAACAAGAGTTTATTCCATCTCTCCGTCGTTTGTTCGATAGAGAATCAACTACTTTGATCAGCGTCATGCACGATCCTATGGATGCCCTACAAATGGCAGAAAGAGTCGTGGTTTTTTCCGATGGTAGAATTCTAGAAGAAGGTACACCTGAAGAGTTGCTCAATGCTCCAAAATTCCTTGAAACCGTTCGCTTGTTTGGTGCGGTCAATGTGCTTCCTGAAGCTGAATACACAGCATTGTTCGGAGAGCAGGCTGTGCATCCTACCATTGATGGTTTCAGGTGGTTCCGTCCTAACGAGATGAAGTTGGACAACCTCGTTAAAGATTACCATCTAATCCGCCGAATACCTATGCCAGGTGAAACTTGGCTTGAACTGGAAGTGGACGAGACTATTCTAGTTGTATCAGAATAG
- a CDS encoding N-acetylmuramoyl-L-alanine amidase family protein gives MSKQVHGIYTRPTKRWILLVFFGLILPNIAMIVPRQTDNGKIDVVVIDAGHGGHDPGNLGTGRYSKKEKDVALATALLLGKYISENIEGVKVIYTRTDDRFLELYERTAIANREHADLFISIHCNSGPRSAYGAETFVMGLAREDANLEVSKRENSVIFLEDNYEQNYEGFDPNSPVSNMANTIAQRAYLDQSIEYATLVQNQFKGRVQRRDRGVKQSVLYVLDYTFMPSVLVELGFLTNRSEEDFLITTNGQELMASAMFRAFRDYKNHRDAVSDGIKVDQPQQTIEEVIAVDQSTIEEPEPSVPSFTVQIAVSSSLKELVPQNFRGLDGVSYYKEGRLYKYTYGEYSSLKDAEVAKNEAREAGFEDAYIIAFLGEEKISVSEAERLLQ, from the coding sequence GTGTCGAAACAAGTGCACGGTATTTACACACGTCCAACGAAACGATGGATACTTCTCGTATTCTTCGGTCTCATTTTGCCGAACATCGCAATGATTGTGCCTCGGCAAACTGACAATGGAAAAATAGATGTAGTAGTGATAGATGCTGGTCATGGTGGTCATGATCCAGGCAACTTAGGTACGGGACGATACTCTAAAAAAGAAAAGGATGTTGCCTTGGCTACTGCTCTTCTCTTGGGAAAATATATTTCTGAAAACATCGAAGGAGTGAAAGTAATTTACACTCGAACAGACGATCGTTTCTTGGAATTGTATGAACGTACGGCCATTGCCAACCGTGAACATGCCGATCTCTTTATCAGTATCCACTGTAATTCTGGTCCTCGAAGTGCCTACGGAGCAGAAACGTTCGTGATGGGACTAGCCCGAGAAGATGCCAACCTCGAAGTATCTAAAAGAGAGAACTCGGTAATCTTCTTGGAAGACAACTACGAACAGAATTACGAGGGTTTCGACCCGAATTCTCCCGTATCCAACATGGCCAACACCATCGCGCAGCGCGCCTATCTAGATCAGAGTATAGAATATGCCACGCTCGTTCAGAATCAATTTAAAGGTCGAGTTCAACGAAGAGACCGAGGAGTGAAACAAAGTGTGCTTTACGTGTTGGACTACACTTTCATGCCAAGTGTTCTAGTGGAATTGGGCTTCCTTACCAATAGAAGTGAAGAAGATTTCTTGATCACAACCAATGGTCAAGAGCTTATGGCCTCCGCTATGTTCCGTGCATTCCGCGATTATAAGAATCACCGCGACGCCGTTTCTGATGGCATCAAAGTTGACCAACCTCAACAAACCATCGAAGAAGTGATTGCGGTTGATCAATCAACCATCGAAGAACCAGAGCCTTCTGTTCCTTCTTTCACTGTTCAAATTGCCGTTTCTTCCTCCCTGAAGGAACTCGTGCCCCAGAATTTTAGAGGACTAGATGGTGTATCCTACTATAAGGAAGGAAGACTCTACAAATACACTTACGGTGAATACAGTTCTTTAAAGGATGCCGAAGTGGCTAAAAACGAAGCTCGTGAAGCGGGTTTTGAAGACGCCTACATCATCGCATTTCTCGGAGAAGAGAAGATTTCAGTTAGCGAGGCTGAACGTCTGCTCCAATAG
- a CDS encoding anthranilate synthase component II, with product MKMLLIDNYDSFTFNLVHDLERVSTEVSVQVLRNDALEGVDFTMFDRIVLSPGPGLPSESGALMSALEEIRNLKIPVLGICLGLQAMVEITGGRLYNLKSVRHGVPFTVELSDSNLFAEIPHKTEVGLYHSWAAVESELPADWKVLGRSEEGVIMAIQHTTLPWVAFQFHPESILTKFGRVFLSNWVTTAPVCDSART from the coding sequence ATGAAGATGCTCCTCATTGATAATTACGACAGTTTCACATTCAACTTGGTCCACGACCTAGAACGCGTTTCCACCGAAGTGTCGGTACAGGTACTTCGCAATGATGCATTAGAAGGAGTTGATTTCACAATGTTCGATAGAATTGTGCTCTCCCCGGGGCCTGGACTCCCTTCTGAATCTGGAGCATTGATGTCTGCATTGGAAGAGATTCGAAATCTAAAAATTCCAGTTCTAGGTATTTGTCTCGGACTTCAAGCCATGGTCGAAATCACGGGTGGCCGACTCTACAACCTCAAGTCCGTTCGCCACGGAGTTCCATTCACCGTTGAACTGTCCGATAGCAACCTGTTTGCCGAAATCCCTCATAAAACGGAAGTCGGATTGTATCACAGTTGGGCTGCAGTAGAATCTGAGCTACCTGCGGATTGGAAGGTCTTAGGACGATCCGAAGAAGGGGTAATCATGGCGATTCAACACACCACATTGCCTTGGGTGGCATTCCAGTTTCACCCAGAGAGTATCTTGACTAAATTCGGAAGAGTATTTCTTTCTAACTGGGTTACAACTGCCCCTGTCTGCGATTCTGCTCGTACTTAA
- a CDS encoding (Fe-S)-binding protein, with amino-acid sequence MSDALKVPTMAEMMASGEKPEVLFWVGCAGSFDDRAKKITRAFVQLLNKAGVSFAVLGTEESCTGDPAKRAGNEFLFQMQAMMNIQVLNGYEVQNIVTTCPHCFNTLKNEYPELGGKYDVMHHTQFLKKLLNDGRLKVQGGSYKGKRITFHDPCYLGRANNEYEAPREVLAQLEADLSEMKSCKQRGLCCGAGGAQMFKEPEKGNKDINIERTEQALETQPEIIATGCPFCNTMMTDGVKIKEQANVKVYDVAELLAQAEG; translated from the coding sequence ATGAGCGATGCGTTGAAAGTACCTACGATGGCAGAAATGATGGCTTCAGGAGAAAAGCCTGAAGTACTCTTCTGGGTAGGATGTGCAGGAAGTTTTGATGATAGAGCAAAGAAAATCACTCGTGCTTTTGTTCAGCTACTGAACAAAGCTGGTGTCTCTTTCGCCGTTCTGGGAACAGAAGAATCGTGTACTGGCGACCCTGCCAAACGGGCCGGAAATGAATTCCTATTCCAAATGCAGGCAATGATGAACATTCAAGTCCTCAACGGATACGAAGTTCAAAACATCGTTACCACTTGTCCGCATTGTTTCAATACGCTCAAAAATGAATATCCAGAATTGGGAGGGAAATACGATGTTATGCATCATACCCAATTCTTGAAAAAGCTTCTCAATGATGGTCGCCTGAAAGTTCAAGGCGGATCCTACAAAGGAAAGCGTATCACCTTCCACGATCCTTGTTATTTAGGTCGTGCGAATAATGAATACGAAGCACCTCGAGAAGTTCTAGCCCAACTAGAAGCCGATCTCTCTGAAATGAAGTCTTGCAAACAACGCGGACTTTGTTGTGGCGCCGGTGGAGCTCAGATGTTTAAAGAACCTGAAAAGGGCAACAAAGACATCAATATTGAACGCACCGAGCAAGCTCTCGAAACTCAACCAGAAATTATCGCCACAGGTTGTCCTTTTTGCAACACTATGATGACGGATGGTGTTAAGATTAAAGAGCAAGCCAATGTGAAAGTGTACGACGTGGCCGAATTGCTCGCTCAAGCCGAAGGCTAA